The following DNA comes from Osmerus eperlanus chromosome 5, fOsmEpe2.1, whole genome shotgun sequence.
acacacgtatacatacATTAAAAATGAACAAGAATCAAGATGAACAAATGTCTCTCTACAAAATCAAACGACATACACAAAAGTGACTATACACCTCAGAGGACTGCTGTGCCCTGGGTTGCCCATAGTGAGGGCTGTGTGGACCATTGACAGCACTGGGCTTGTTCTGTGCTTGCACGGTTGTGACATCAGGTGGGACTGGTGaggagagtctctctctctttattaccCTTGTTCCTCCGGGCTCGGGGGGTACAGTGACAGTTGAGGAGGGTGGCCGGAGGGGGGCAACACTTCTTTTACTGGGTGTACTCAAGGGTGCCACCTTGTGGACAGGTCTCCTCTTACGCGGTCTGCGACGCTGTGATGGCCCAGGGCAAGGGGGGCATGGAGATATTGACTGTTGTTGGTCCTGGGATCCTACAAAGCAAGATGTGATTCAgattagattgtgtgtgtgtgtgtgtgtgtgtatgtgtgtgtgtccacgacTGACCTCTCTGCATCTGCATTAGCCTTCTCATGCCATGTAGTTCCTGTAGAATAGCCTCTAAGGTGCTCTTACAGTTACACATGCAGCAAGGAGCTTCAACATCGACAGGGGGAACATCTGTGTGgaatacacatacagacacatccaTCAACATTTGGGTTTTGTGATGGATATGGATCCTGCTTAACCAGCTTTGCAAACACTATGTTCCCTGTTTGTAGATGTCCTACAAGGAAAAACAACGGGTGGTTATTTTCTACTAATTATTCAGATGGTGTATGTcatattgtgagtgtgtgtgtttgtgagtgtggttGAGTGTGTTTTTTTCTATTGGTGTTGATGTGTCCCCTCCATTCACAGTAGGTCAGACTGTCTGCctggcagtgtggcctgttgttCCTTGAACCCTTGCCTTTCAGTTACAGCACTGTCTGAAGTTGCAATGCCTTGCAACAATGGCACAGACTATATCATGTCTGCTCTGCACAATGATTCTCTTGTCGAACGTTGTCTCAAGCTAGAGGTTCCAAATACAGCAATGTGTTCTCTTGCATATATGCAATCCTTTGGACCTTACCATTAGTTTTGACTGCTCCTTTGGTGTTGTTGAGCATCCTCAGGGTTTTGGAACGTGTGCTGTACTGATTATAGCCTTGCCCGTTAGGTACTGAGGTGGTATTTGATGACAGAGCGGAAACTGGTTCCCCTGTCGAACTCCACACACATAGCTGGTGGTCCTCCGATACAAGAGGGAAGGTAACTGGCTGTGCCCAGCTCTGGTGCACCTCCTGGGGCTCCTGTTTTAGGCTGTCCCCCTCCGATCCAACACGTTGATAAATCCGACCAGCTTTGTCACTCAACAGCCTCATCATCCCTGTGATTTGTTTCTTGATCTCCATGCCCTCATCCTCCAGCCAGACTGAGAAAGAATGGGGTTAAAttgaatgtgtgtatgagtgactATAAGCATACTATAGAGAATACTACAAGCAAAACCATGATAATGACATATTTTTCCATTTCATAAAAGCCTCATATGCCTACCCTCTGGCACAGCTGCATCTTTAGACTCTCCATTGACATCTCTATTGACAGAGCTGTCAAAATACATCGGATCAAATTCTTGAAAAGGCAAAAAGAACGTAAGGTTACACTCTTTATGGAACACCACTAAgaggacacagacacaaactaaATCCTGTATGCAAATGAAATGCCTGCGGAATATGTTAATGAAAATCATCTAGACATGAGGGAGCACAGAATCATAGGCTATGTGACACCAGCTCTATGCAGTGTGGGCTATGATGCCAATCAATGATTTTTCTACCATCCAGTTCACATTCCACCACCTGTGGGTGGCATGAAGTTACATTTCCCATTCTTAAACTACCTTTgatataaaaaatgtaatgtaaactatgACGAATATAAAGAGAACGTTAGTATGTGTTTATAATGTGTTTAATTAGCCTATAGTCTGTCATATTACACTTCACGATCTTCATAGTcttttaaaaaatacataatttgGGGCTGATGATCATGCTTTTTTCTTTTGTCATTACTTGGGAGGTGGGAGTTATATTGCACAGAAGGTTAATACCTATGTATTGACGTAGCCATCTCTTTTGTTTACAGTGTCGCCACAGCGCAGCGCCAGCcaaacactcagacacacaccgacGCACATATCACATTTTCCTCGCCCCACT
Coding sequences within:
- the bend7 gene encoding BEN domain-containing protein 7, producing the protein MEFGERKRRRKSQSYKLVKDQEFDPMYFDSSVNRDVNGESKDAAVPEVWLEDEGMEIKKQITGMMRLLSDKAGRIYQRVGSEGDSLKQEPQEVHQSWAQPVTFPLVSEDHQLCVWSSTGEPVSALSSNTTSVPNGQGYNQYSTRSKTLRMLNNTKGAVKTNDVPPVDVEAPCCMCNCKSTLEAILQELHGMRRLMQMQRGSQDQQQSISPCPPCPGPSQRRRPRKRRPVHKVAPLSTPSKRSVAPLRPPSSTVTVPPEPGGTRVIKRERLSSPVPPDVTTVQAQNKPSAVNGPHSPHYGQPRAQQSSESEVRLAEEYDVVIPKAQLDSILVNYTRSGSLLFRKLVCAFFDDATLANSLPNGKRKRGLNDHRKGLDQNIVGAIKVFTEKYCTANRIEKLPGPRDWVQILQDQIKLARRRLKRAEAADPEEAINRPCTETIQPLGEKEGDSLITGCNYGNSASLIEARKNVTD